GTTTTCGTCACGGTAGTGGTCACCACACCCTTCTCAGCGAGCTGCTTCCTGAGCTTCTCTATCTCCTTCTCATACTCAGCTATCTTCTCGGGGCTTATTCCCGGTCCTCTAAGCGACCAGCCGGCCGCTCCGCCGACAACGAGGCCAGCAACACCGGCTATCGCTATCTTCAAAAATTCCCTTCGGCTCGTCATGATGAACCCTAAACTGGCCTAATTCGGCTTGCTTTTAACCCTTGCCTCTGATCGAACTTCACCGCCAAGTTAGGATTTTTCTTTAACTGAATGGGGGTCCCTCAGGGAGTACCCTGTATGGTGATCTGTTCAAGCTTATTGGTGATCGAGGTGATCTGGTGGACCTCAAACAGCTGGGAAGCGACTTCAGTCTACGAAATGAATTATGACAGGTCCAGGATAGAGTCCCCTAGACCAAAGTCTCTGGAGGAGGCTGTACCTGTCCTCGTCGCTGTCCACGACCCTGTTCCCAAGTACCGCCACGTACTTACCTCTATAGCTCATCCTGAGCAGAGAAGCATTCCTCTCCAGCCAGTTCCTACCTCTCCTGTACTCCATGAGGTCGTCTATTAAAGTGGCCATCAGGGTGTTCCTGCGTCGAAGGGATAAAATGGATGTGGGGGAGATGTAATAAGCCCCTATCGCTTCCCTAGCAGGTAACCGGCGAAGAGCCCTATGAGGAGGGCCCCGAGGAGAAGGACCATCTGGGAAGTGGGGGTGCCCATCACCCTTGGGGTCGATACGGTTCGTGGTACCGTGATAGTCACCGTGGTGGGCGTTTTGGTGGGGGTCTCTGGTCCGGTTGCGGTGGGAGTCGTGATGGGGGTCTGCTTGGGCTGGCCCCCCGCCAAGGTAAGCAGGGACAGCATGTGGGCGTGAGCCGAGCTCAGCTCGAAGTACACTATAGAATCGAACTGGTTCCCTGACCCCTCATAGACCTTGGCAGTCTCCGCATAGCTCAATGCCAAG
This Thermoproteota archaeon DNA region includes the following protein-coding sequences:
- a CDS encoding DUF5678 domain-containing protein, with protein sequence MATLIDDLMEYRRGRNWLERNASLLRMSYRGKYVAVLGNRVVDSDEDRYSLLQRLWSRGLYPGPVIIHFVD